A single genomic interval of Lentimicrobium saccharophilum harbors:
- a CDS encoding DUF4256 domain-containing protein, with product MKTKRHLSPADSETLLKVLEARFLKNMRRHPDMVWGAVSERLRQHPEKLWSLNEMERTGGEPDVTGVEPATGAIIFCDCSLQSPSGRRSLCYDRKALESRRQNKPVGSALEMAETMGIEVLAEAEYRVLQTLGSFDTTTSSWIITPEEVRKLGGALFGDFRYGKVFVYHNGAESYYASRGFRGMLKV from the coding sequence ATGAAAACAAAAAGACATTTATCCCCGGCAGATAGCGAAACCTTGCTGAAAGTGCTGGAAGCGCGTTTTTTGAAAAATATGCGCCGGCACCCTGATATGGTGTGGGGGGCGGTTTCGGAGAGGCTGAGGCAGCATCCGGAAAAGCTCTGGTCGTTGAATGAAATGGAACGCACAGGCGGTGAGCCGGATGTAACAGGAGTGGAACCCGCAACCGGCGCAATTATTTTTTGTGATTGTTCGTTGCAAAGTCCTTCGGGGCGCAGAAGCCTCTGTTACGACCGCAAGGCCCTGGAATCGCGCAGACAGAACAAGCCGGTGGGCAGCGCGCTGGAAATGGCTGAGACTATGGGCATTGAGGTGCTGGCCGAAGCGGAATACCGGGTTTTGCAAACGCTGGGCAGCTTCGATACCACTACTTCCAGCTGGATCATCACTCCTGAGGAGGTGCGGAAACTTGGCGGTGCTCTTTTTGGCGATTTCCGTTATGGTAAGGTTTTTGTTTATCACAATGGTGCTGAATCTTACTATGCATCCCGGGGATTCAGGGGCATGCTTAAAGTCTGA
- a CDS encoding putative signal transducing protein: protein METKSKLIRVFAGSEITVNLLRHELEKEGIATNVINEFEESNFRGFSTGTPYSVDLYILDTDMDKAEPIVKAFLEVNKM, encoded by the coding sequence ATGGAAACAAAAAGCAAACTGATCCGCGTTTTTGCCGGTTCCGAAATAACGGTAAACCTGCTTAGGCATGAACTGGAAAAGGAAGGCATTGCAACAAACGTTATAAATGAATTTGAAGAATCCAATTTCAGGGGATTCTCAACCGGAACTCCCTATTCGGTTGATTTATACATTCTTGATACGGACATGGATAAGGCGGAACCGATTGTGAAGGCGTTTCTGGAGGTCAATAAAATGTGA
- a CDS encoding MFS transporter: MKYISRAVWILSAVSLFTDTASEMLYPVMPIYLKTIGFSVVLIGVLEGIAEATAGLSKGYFGKLSDTSGRRVPFVQMGYALSALSKPMMAVFTFPLWIFFARTMDRFGKGIRTGARDALLSDEATPETKGKVFGFHRSMDTLGAVIGPGLALIYLYFYPEDYRTLFFIALIPGLLAIISSLRLKEKNVHKDKPKVRTGFFSFLKYWKQSPAVYRKVVAGLLVFTLFNSSDVFLLLQAKQAGLNDTMVIGVYIFYNLVYALFAFPMGILADSVGLKAIFIAGLLVFSAVYFGMAVNTNLYVFFGLFFLYGVYASATEGISKAWISNITGKKDTATAIGTFSGLQSICTMLASSLTGFVWFKFGAATAFVLTATMTLIVAAYFFTVPKPVNGVAEL; the protein is encoded by the coding sequence ATGAAATACATTTCACGGGCAGTCTGGATTTTATCGGCAGTAAGTTTGTTTACCGATACGGCAAGCGAAATGCTGTACCCGGTAATGCCCATTTATTTAAAAACAATCGGGTTTTCAGTGGTGCTGATCGGAGTACTTGAAGGCATTGCCGAAGCAACGGCGGGTTTAAGCAAGGGTTATTTCGGAAAACTTTCCGACACTTCAGGCAGGCGCGTCCCTTTTGTGCAGATGGGTTATGCTTTAAGTGCGTTATCAAAGCCCATGATGGCGGTATTTACATTTCCGCTCTGGATATTCTTTGCACGGACAATGGACCGCTTTGGCAAAGGTATCCGGACAGGGGCCAGAGACGCCTTGCTTTCTGACGAAGCGACTCCGGAAACAAAGGGAAAAGTTTTCGGGTTTCACCGCTCTATGGACACACTGGGCGCGGTAATCGGTCCAGGCCTGGCTTTAATTTATCTGTATTTCTATCCTGAGGACTACAGGACACTGTTTTTCATTGCACTGATTCCGGGACTGCTCGCCATTATTTCTTCACTCCGCCTCAAAGAAAAAAATGTTCACAAGGACAAACCAAAGGTCAGAACAGGTTTCTTTTCATTTTTAAAGTACTGGAAACAGAGCCCGGCGGTTTACAGAAAAGTTGTAGCCGGGCTTTTGGTTTTTACGCTTTTCAACAGTTCGGATGTGTTTCTTTTGCTGCAGGCAAAACAGGCGGGATTAAACGACACAATGGTTATCGGGGTTTATATTTTTTATAATCTGGTTTACGCCTTGTTTGCATTCCCGATGGGCATCCTTGCCGACAGCGTCGGATTGAAAGCAATATTCATCGCCGGGCTGTTGGTGTTTTCGGCTGTATATTTTGGGATGGCAGTAAACACAAATCTTTACGTCTTTTTCGGATTGTTCTTTTTGTATGGCGTTTATGCTTCCGCAACAGAAGGGATTTCCAAAGCCTGGATTTCGAACATTACCGGAAAAAAGGATACTGCAACGGCAATCGGGACATTTTCAGGGCTTCAGAGTATATGCACAATGCTGGCAAGCTCACTGACCGGATTTGTCTGGTTTAAGTTCGGGGCGGCAACAGCCTTTGTTTTAACAGCGACCATGACATTGATCGTTGCCGCTTATTTTTTCACCGTACCAAAGCCTGTCAACGGAGTTGCTGAATTATAA
- a CDS encoding T9SS type A sorting domain-containing protein has translation MKKTLLLLSAIIAIFGSSSGQSYDYDCVINFESNPCWGVYKIDTSYSMSNWHICIPNKQTFESAFSAPLAILTDSTGPYRVNDTSSFTVQLTDHSQCWCMPMIGAFYKMESDSLTDFGLIELSTDNGLSWNNILSNNVIPDGFWLTPKPIFTGRISEWTEFFAMLPNVENIDTLLFRYTFISDSVQTGKAGWILDDIKLLIHTEGAPEIEIRNGVSAFPNPANNTIIISHAAFQNGLSISVYNIQGQLLFNHPMQQAKTEIDMSQFENGVYFIRVFGVNTNVVKKIVKG, from the coding sequence ATGAAAAAAACACTACTTCTTCTATCGGCAATCATAGCAATATTTGGTTCATCAAGCGGACAATCTTATGACTATGATTGTGTTATTAATTTTGAAAGCAATCCTTGTTGGGGTGTTTACAAAATTGACACATCATATTCCATGAGTAACTGGCACATTTGTATACCAAATAAACAAACGTTTGAAAGTGCATTTTCTGCGCCTTTAGCTATTCTCACCGATAGTACCGGGCCTTATCGGGTTAACGACACGTCTTCATTTACAGTTCAATTGACAGATCATTCCCAGTGTTGGTGCATGCCGATGATCGGAGCATTCTACAAAATGGAAAGCGACTCATTAACAGACTTTGGATTGATAGAACTTTCAACAGATAATGGCTTAAGCTGGAACAATATACTATCAAACAATGTCATTCCGGATGGGTTCTGGTTAACCCCAAAGCCAATATTTACCGGAAGAATTTCTGAATGGACCGAATTTTTCGCGATGTTACCAAATGTTGAAAATATTGACACGCTCCTGTTTCGCTATACATTTATTAGTGACAGTGTTCAGACTGGTAAAGCTGGTTGGATACTAGATGACATTAAGTTGTTAATTCATACCGAAGGCGCGCCTGAAATTGAAATCCGGAATGGAGTAAGCGCTTTCCCGAATCCGGCAAATAATACTATTATTATCTCACATGCTGCATTTCAAAATGGTTTGTCAATTTCAGTTTATAACATTCAAGGACAACTATTATTTAATCATCCGATGCAACAGGCCAAAACAGAGATAGACATGTCTCAGTTTGAAAACGGTGTTTATTTTATAAGAGTATTTGGTGTAAATACAAACGTTGTAAAAAAGATTGTAAAAGGATAA
- a CDS encoding CPBP family intramembrane glutamic endopeptidase — MIAKTFKWIGCHQVTAFFIITFVITWGLGFSYIAVMNGKYLVLPLMFLATCGPALAGITVACISGSNRPSAKKRISWIAFFISWIVVTVAFIANHLFINKGPVSTALVVLVAISALPVAFIVNLVYTRYSIVRGFQLKSFRSGAIPAWIIIALLVFPSLTLISALISRLLGPESPSFSSLPATGFGLAGLIVVKLLSQFFFFNGTGEEVGWRGFALPRLQVYASPLVAGLILALLWVPWHLFLWIGEGKAVLTISFWVNSCLLHIPSGIILCWCYNRSRGSVLVAGIAHASANTVVAFLQPLELNIMIIVLFVFVAVIVITDQMWKRLPEDHPAVQKALN; from the coding sequence ATGATTGCTAAAACTTTCAAATGGATCGGCTGTCACCAGGTTACAGCTTTTTTTATCATCACATTCGTGATAACATGGGGTTTGGGATTTTCCTATATAGCAGTCATGAACGGGAAGTATCTTGTTTTGCCCCTGATGTTCCTGGCAACCTGTGGACCTGCCCTTGCTGGGATAACGGTAGCATGCATTTCCGGTTCAAACCGACCATCGGCAAAAAAAAGGATTTCATGGATCGCTTTCTTCATCTCATGGATCGTTGTAACGGTGGCCTTTATTGCAAATCATCTTTTCATTAATAAAGGGCCAGTATCGACCGCACTTGTGGTTTTGGTGGCTATCTCAGCTCTTCCTGTAGCATTCATCGTGAATCTCGTCTATACCCGTTACTCCATTGTAAGAGGGTTTCAACTGAAGTCATTCAGATCAGGCGCGATTCCTGCGTGGATTATTATCGCGTTATTGGTTTTTCCTTCCCTGACATTGATTTCGGCTTTAATCAGCAGGTTACTGGGTCCAGAGTCACCCTCATTTTCCAGCCTTCCGGCTACAGGTTTTGGCCTGGCCGGGTTGATTGTTGTAAAACTTCTGTCACAGTTCTTTTTCTTTAACGGAACCGGTGAAGAAGTGGGATGGCGCGGTTTCGCGCTTCCCAGGCTCCAGGTGTATGCCAGCCCTCTTGTTGCCGGCCTGATACTGGCTCTGTTATGGGTACCGTGGCACTTATTTCTTTGGATCGGTGAAGGTAAAGCTGTCTTGACAATATCGTTCTGGGTCAATTCTTGCCTGCTGCACATACCTTCCGGTATTATTCTTTGCTGGTGTTATAATCGGAGTCGCGGAAGCGTGCTGGTCGCTGGCATCGCTCACGCATCTGCAAATACTGTAGTTGCATTTCTCCAGCCTTTAGAACTGAATATCATGATTATAGTCTTGTTTGTGTTTGTTGCGGTAATTGTTATTACCGATCAGATGTGGAAACGCCTTCCCGAAGACCATCCTGCAGTGCAAAAGGCATTGAACTGA
- a CDS encoding methyltransferase family protein translates to MKEKNATQRRRNPAATVLEIMILLGAPILFHFLLPIEKVITGFWRFSGIIVIVFGLILANSGAGEFRKAGTDFQLQTGGRALVTSGPFRYSRNPMYLGMLIWLTGLAVLLGSLIAFLFPLLFFVLANFLLIPPEEKKLQQTFGEQFVSYRHRVRRWL, encoded by the coding sequence ATGAAAGAGAAAAACGCAACGCAACGAAGACGAAATCCTGCTGCTACAGTTCTGGAAATTATGATACTACTGGGTGCACCGATTCTGTTCCACTTTCTTTTGCCAATTGAGAAGGTGATAACCGGATTCTGGAGATTCTCGGGAATTATTGTCATTGTTTTTGGATTGATATTGGCCAATTCGGGTGCTGGAGAATTCCGCAAAGCCGGAACCGATTTTCAATTGCAGACAGGCGGTCGCGCACTAGTAACCTCGGGTCCATTCCGCTATAGTCGTAATCCGATGTATTTGGGAATGCTGATATGGCTTACAGGACTGGCGGTACTTCTCGGATCGCTGATTGCTTTTCTTTTCCCACTTCTTTTCTTTGTGCTTGCGAACTTTCTACTTATTCCCCCCGAAGAAAAAAAACTCCAGCAAACCTTTGGTGAGCAGTTTGTCAGCTATCGGCACCGCGTTCGACGGTGGTTATAA
- a CDS encoding glycosyltransferase, whose product MNQTNTKRFLFVVWDGGGTIPPALTLASRVVAAGHIVRILGPRSIEQKVKALGADFSPYRRAPDRDPRKLDQDGKVKSPASVAIAACAEYADDVKETIALSPVDIIVTDYILTGAYIVAEALAIPCASLVPTVYPLPAPGLPPFGSGFSLAKGPAGKIRDSVVNFLLQRLWNMNLKRLNETRAQFGVSSVKSIKDQMLRAGRMLVLSSSVFDFPATLPAHTVYCGPQLEDASQFKSWKLPWNDKDKTPLVLVSLSTTYQAQDNVIRRLLRAVEDLPVHVMVTLGYSMSPDQFQAPANVTLVSFVPHQWILPHTALAITHGGHGTVLGALSYGVPLICMPMGRDQGDVAARVVWLGAGIRISQKATPQTFRSAITRALNESGYRDKARTIASMMARKNEPARALIELETLILERKGANVT is encoded by the coding sequence ATGAATCAGACAAATACAAAGAGATTCCTTTTTGTTGTATGGGACGGAGGAGGTACTATTCCTCCGGCGTTAACTTTGGCCAGCCGGGTTGTTGCCGCCGGCCATATTGTAAGGATATTGGGACCCCGATCTATAGAACAAAAAGTAAAAGCGCTTGGTGCCGATTTCTCCCCATATCGGCGTGCACCCGATCGCGATCCCAGGAAGCTCGATCAAGACGGAAAAGTAAAAAGTCCGGCGTCGGTGGCAATTGCCGCTTGTGCTGAATATGCCGACGATGTAAAAGAAACTATCGCTTTGTCACCCGTTGACATCATTGTGACCGACTACATCTTGACCGGCGCGTATATTGTGGCTGAAGCGTTGGCCATTCCGTGCGCATCGCTTGTCCCTACCGTTTATCCCCTACCTGCGCCCGGATTACCTCCTTTTGGATCCGGATTTTCTCTTGCAAAGGGCCCTGCCGGAAAAATACGTGACTCGGTGGTCAATTTCCTTTTGCAACGTCTGTGGAATATGAATCTGAAAAGACTCAATGAAACGCGCGCACAGTTTGGTGTCTCCTCAGTAAAATCCATCAAAGACCAAATGCTGCGCGCAGGACGCATGCTGGTTTTGAGCAGTAGCGTCTTTGACTTTCCCGCAACATTGCCTGCCCACACGGTATACTGTGGCCCGCAACTAGAGGATGCGAGCCAGTTTAAATCGTGGAAGCTACCGTGGAATGATAAGGACAAAACGCCTTTGGTACTTGTTAGCCTCAGTACAACGTATCAAGCACAAGACAATGTAATACGGCGGCTGTTGCGTGCCGTAGAAGATCTTCCTGTTCATGTCATGGTGACCCTCGGATATTCCATGAGTCCCGATCAGTTTCAGGCTCCTGCGAATGTTACATTGGTTTCGTTTGTGCCTCACCAGTGGATACTTCCACACACAGCTCTTGCAATAACCCATGGTGGCCACGGTACGGTTCTGGGAGCACTTTCATACGGGGTTCCTCTTATTTGTATGCCCATGGGTCGCGATCAAGGAGATGTTGCTGCGCGTGTGGTTTGGCTGGGCGCGGGGATAAGAATCTCCCAAAAGGCAACACCACAGACATTTCGTTCGGCAATTACACGTGCTCTCAACGAATCGGGTTACCGCGACAAGGCTAGGACGATTGCATCGATGATGGCACGGAAAAACGAACCAGCACGTGCCCTTATCGAGCTTGAAACATTGATTCTTGAAAGAAAAGGGGCGAACGTAACATGA
- a CDS encoding type II toxin-antitoxin system PemK/MazF family toxin: MEIVQYSIILVNLDPTVGSEIKKTRPCVVISPDEMNQHLQTITIAPMTSQSRKYPTRVKVKHNDQIGWVVIDQIRTIDKQRIIKILGELADKEIIEVKNTIRETFVE, encoded by the coding sequence ATGGAAATAGTACAATATTCTATTATTCTTGTTAATCTGGATCCAACTGTCGGTAGCGAGATCAAAAAAACCAGACCTTGTGTAGTAATCTCTCCAGATGAAATGAATCAGCATCTGCAAACAATTACTATTGCTCCAATGACCTCTCAGTCAAGGAAATATCCTACACGAGTCAAAGTAAAGCACAATGATCAAATTGGCTGGGTAGTTATTGATCAAATCAGAACAATCGATAAACAAAGAATAATAAAAATATTAGGCGAACTTGCTGATAAAGAAATCATTGAAGTAAAAAATACCATAAGGGAAACTTTCGTGGAATAA
- a CDS encoding AbrB/MazE/SpoVT family DNA-binding domain-containing protein, with protein sequence MDLSVIQIGNSKGIRLSKTLLEKYNIKDTVELILEKGYIIIRPKSTPRKGWEKAFKKMHENNDDKPLIADVFDDEHFEEWK encoded by the coding sequence ATGGATTTATCCGTAATACAAATAGGCAATTCAAAAGGGATACGATTAAGCAAAACCCTTCTTGAAAAATATAATATCAAGGACACGGTTGAACTGATCCTTGAGAAAGGCTATATTATTATTCGACCAAAATCAACCCCAAGAAAAGGTTGGGAAAAAGCGTTTAAAAAAATGCATGAAAACAATGATGATAAGCCGCTGATAGCAGATGTTTTTGATGATGAACATTTTGAAGAATGGAAATAG
- a CDS encoding response regulator transcription factor, which produces MDKINVLLAEDEIALATIVKESLETRNFLVTVANNGREALELYQKNGFDVLLLDVMMPEKDGFTLIQEIRQENESIPIILLTSKSQTSDVVYGFKTGANDYIKKPFSIEELIVRVESLLGRQSQQFEDKVFKLGNYIFDFSRQTIQYETEVHALTFMEAKLLLMLIDNKNEIVDRSLILKKIWGSDTFFNGRSLDVFITKLRKKLSSDPNIKIINSRGHGYKIVF; this is translated from the coding sequence ATGGATAAGATAAATGTACTTCTGGCAGAAGATGAAATTGCATTGGCCACTATAGTTAAGGAAAGTTTGGAAACCCGTAATTTCCTTGTTACTGTTGCCAATAACGGAAGGGAAGCACTGGAACTTTATCAGAAAAACGGCTTTGATGTATTGTTGTTGGATGTGATGATGCCTGAAAAAGACGGCTTCACCCTTATTCAGGAAATAAGGCAAGAAAACGAATCCATTCCAATCATATTGCTTACATCTAAGTCGCAAACCTCGGACGTGGTGTATGGTTTTAAAACGGGAGCCAACGATTATATAAAAAAACCCTTTAGCATAGAGGAATTAATTGTTAGAGTAGAATCATTGCTAGGAAGACAAAGCCAACAATTTGAAGACAAAGTATTTAAATTAGGAAACTATATTTTTGATTTCAGTAGACAAACAATACAATACGAAACAGAGGTTCACGCACTCACATTTATGGAAGCGAAGCTGTTGCTGATGCTTATCGATAATAAGAACGAAATTGTGGACAGGTCATTAATACTAAAGAAAATATGGGGAAGCGATACTTTTTTTAATGGCCGAAGTCTGGATGTGTTTATCACCAAACTGAGAAAAAAACTATCCAGCGACCCCAATATAAAAATCATCAATAGCCGTGGACATGGATATAAAATTGTATTCTAA
- a CDS encoding sensor histidine kinase, which produces MKRHQKTVLFIATIVLLTIGIQAYWNYIQYASNRSLVINDIQRILDDVTMEYIQSHSNGKTLSDQEITKEIGDSKSDSIQRIVNKVLEELKMDQHLSALNDNSPSISYSVIDVKVNLTEFDSLLKQELKLYNYTLDYRLKAIDNSLVTDSLGQLSDNFNMLQANSSLTPLGSSTDIVMNYADPVLPSLLKGLTGIILSFILCCIVIFALYYLLQIIKKQKDLSEIKHDFISNVTHEFKTPIATVTSALEAIKNFSNEEISDKTKRYLDISEQQLKKLNLLVEKVMETSLLESSELKLDCQKNDLVKLIKECVQRHQLNTGKKIIFESTFDSLECELDGFHFENAVSNLIDNAIKYGGIEITVSITKDSADQVQISVHDNGEGISKQDEPFVFDKFYRARTKNMHSIKGFGIGLYYTKNIIEKHKGTIELITPNKFLIRLWIR; this is translated from the coding sequence ATGAAAAGACATCAAAAAACTGTCCTCTTTATTGCTACAATAGTGCTGCTAACTATTGGTATTCAGGCGTATTGGAACTACATACAGTATGCCAGCAACCGCAGTCTGGTAATTAACGACATACAACGCATTCTGGATGATGTAACCATGGAGTATATCCAATCGCATTCCAATGGCAAAACCCTATCCGATCAGGAAATAACCAAAGAAATCGGTGATTCGAAGAGTGACTCTATACAAAGAATTGTAAATAAGGTCCTTGAGGAATTAAAGATGGATCAACATCTAAGTGCATTGAATGACAATTCACCCTCAATAAGTTATAGTGTAATTGATGTCAAGGTGAATTTAACCGAGTTTGACAGCCTACTAAAGCAAGAACTTAAGCTATACAACTATACCTTGGATTATAGACTAAAAGCAATTGATAATAGCCTAGTAACTGACTCATTAGGTCAATTGTCGGACAATTTTAATATGCTGCAGGCCAATTCATCATTAACTCCGCTTGGATCGAGTACAGATATTGTCATGAATTATGCCGATCCAGTTTTACCTTCATTATTGAAGGGTTTAACCGGGATAATATTATCGTTTATTCTGTGCTGCATAGTTATTTTTGCCTTGTATTATTTATTGCAAATAATTAAAAAGCAGAAAGATCTATCTGAAATTAAGCACGACTTTATAAGTAATGTTACACACGAATTTAAAACACCTATAGCCACAGTGACTAGTGCATTAGAAGCCATTAAAAATTTCAGCAACGAAGAAATCTCAGATAAAACAAAACGCTACCTCGATATTTCCGAACAACAACTGAAAAAGCTTAATCTGTTGGTAGAAAAAGTAATGGAAACATCCCTCCTTGAAAGTTCAGAATTGAAACTGGATTGCCAAAAGAATGATTTGGTGAAGTTGATTAAAGAGTGTGTGCAAAGGCATCAACTAAACACCGGAAAGAAAATAATCTTCGAGAGTACTTTTGATTCTCTGGAGTGCGAACTGGACGGATTTCATTTTGAAAATGCAGTGTCGAACCTTATTGACAATGCAATAAAATATGGTGGTATCGAAATAACGGTAAGCATCACAAAGGATAGTGCCGACCAAGTTCAGATTTCGGTACACGATAATGGAGAAGGAATTTCAAAACAAGACGAACCTTTCGTTTTTGATAAATTTTACAGAGCAAGAACAAAGAATATGCATAGTATAAAAGGTTTTGGCATTGGCTTATATTACACCAAAAACATTATTGAAAAACACAAAGGAACAATTGAATTAATAACTCCAAACAAATTTTTGATCAGACTATGGATAAGATAA